One Burkholderiales bacterium DNA window includes the following coding sequences:
- a CDS encoding VOC family protein, whose protein sequence is MTDKTVTGVAAAIAAAQVPRLGALTLDHIAHFVPDRHSAGEALERLGFTLTPFSEQSHRLDADGPLVPAGTGNRCVMLERGYLEFLTAFGESIVADQLRAAMRRYVGVHLIAFGTSAAEADYARLEREGFSPLYPVALQRPIGTEHGEETARFTVVRVPPQSMPEGRIQYCRQETSEFVWQARWLAHANGAVELASVVLCVADPDEAAARYGRYTGLTPAGDGPWRMLATSRGTLAFGTAETLERELGLRAPALPWMAAYTLHVRDLAQTRDYLREAGAAARDLDADRCLVELPAALGGAVIFAARRAGTLQ, encoded by the coding sequence GTGACGGATAAGACGGTGACGGGCGTCGCGGCGGCGATTGCCGCAGCGCAGGTGCCGCGGCTCGGCGCGCTCACGCTCGACCATATCGCGCATTTCGTGCCCGACAGGCATTCAGCGGGCGAAGCGCTGGAGCGGCTCGGTTTCACGCTCACGCCGTTCTCCGAGCAGTCTCACCGGCTCGACGCCGACGGCCCGCTCGTTCCGGCCGGAACGGGGAACCGCTGCGTGATGCTCGAGCGCGGCTATCTCGAGTTCCTCACCGCTTTCGGCGAATCGATCGTCGCCGACCAGCTCCGCGCGGCGATGCGCCGCTACGTCGGGGTGCACCTGATCGCGTTCGGCACCTCGGCGGCCGAAGCCGACTACGCGCGGCTCGAACGTGAAGGTTTCTCGCCGCTCTACCCCGTGGCGCTGCAGCGCCCGATCGGCACCGAGCACGGTGAAGAAACCGCGCGCTTCACCGTCGTACGCGTTCCGCCGCAATCGATGCCGGAAGGCCGCATCCAGTACTGCCGGCAGGAGACGTCCGAATTCGTCTGGCAGGCGCGCTGGCTGGCGCACGCGAACGGCGCCGTCGAGCTCGCTTCGGTCGTGCTGTGTGTCGCGGATCCGGACGAAGCCGCGGCGAGGTACGGCCGTTACACCGGCCTCACGCCGGCCGGCGACGGACCGTGGCGCATGCTCGCGACGAGCCGCGGCACGCTCGCGTTCGGCACCGCGGAAACGCTGGAGCGCGAGCTCGGCTTGCGCGCGCCCGCGCTGCCGTGGATGGCGGCGTACACGCTGCACGTGCGCGATCTCGCGCAAACGCGCGACTACCTGCGCGAAGCCGGCGCCGCTGCCCGCGATCTCGATGCGGACCGCTGTCTCGTCGAGCTGCCCGCGGCGCTGGGCGGCGCGGTCATTTTCGCGGCGCGGCGGGCGGGAACATTGCAGTGA
- a CDS encoding ABC transporter substrate-binding protein, with translation MNRFTSAVLGAALALTLSPAFAQKIKVGYWTSGFSLGFGSVMEQMKLAEKEGLEVEWVKFAEVNGPTRAIVSQGIDVAFAAPSTASMQIAGDGVPVKIVLATQILEGQFVVLPGSGIKSLSEVKGRKIGMSPPGSATHAIASAILEHNYGLKPGDYSVVPGNEARLAQFLAQKEIDIAAIRSVTIAQMDEVKPRRLTSIVDEWKKLTKSNAAPILAVTIVHDNYLSKNPQAVAKFIAAVRKGLEFGARNKAQVAEILQKAANMKADDAKAYAAQWEGAYMASFEPHDIASLKRMQEIAKAAGAVKKDAPDSAFVAGPYQQSKSIK, from the coding sequence TTGAACCGATTTACTTCGGCAGTCCTCGGCGCAGCGCTCGCCCTCACCCTCTCCCCCGCCTTCGCCCAGAAGATCAAAGTCGGCTACTGGACGAGCGGCTTTTCCCTGGGCTTCGGCTCGGTGATGGAGCAGATGAAGCTCGCCGAGAAAGAGGGCCTGGAAGTCGAATGGGTGAAGTTCGCCGAGGTGAACGGTCCGACGCGCGCGATCGTCTCGCAGGGCATCGACGTCGCGTTCGCCGCGCCTTCCACCGCGTCGATGCAGATCGCCGGCGACGGCGTGCCGGTGAAGATCGTGCTCGCGACGCAGATCCTCGAAGGCCAGTTCGTCGTGCTGCCCGGGTCCGGCATCAAGAGCCTTTCCGAGGTCAAAGGCCGCAAGATCGGCATGTCGCCCCCCGGCAGCGCGACGCACGCCATCGCCAGCGCGATCCTCGAGCACAACTACGGTCTGAAGCCGGGCGATTATTCGGTCGTTCCGGGCAACGAAGCGCGCCTCGCGCAGTTCCTCGCGCAGAAGGAGATCGACATCGCCGCCATCCGCTCGGTGACGATCGCGCAGATGGACGAAGTGAAGCCGCGCCGCCTGACGAGCATCGTCGACGAATGGAAGAAGCTCACCAAGTCGAACGCCGCGCCCATCCTCGCGGTGACGATCGTTCACGACAACTATCTTTCGAAGAACCCGCAGGCCGTGGCGAAGTTCATCGCGGCGGTGCGTAAAGGGCTGGAGTTCGGCGCCAGGAACAAAGCACAGGTCGCTGAGATCCTCCAGAAAGCGGCGAACATGAAAGCCGACGACGCGAAGGCGTATGCGGCGCAGTGGGAAGGCGCTTACATGGCGTCCTTCGAGCCGCACGACATCGCCTCGCTCAAGCGGATGCAGGAGATCGCCAAAGCCGCGGGCGCGGTGAAGAAGGACGCGCCGGACAGCGCGTTCGTCGCGGGGCCTTACCAGCAATCGAAGTCAATCAAATAA
- a CDS encoding CoA-binding protein produces the protein MDWKENIIRDENGMRELLKDTRTIAVLGIKTEAQAGQPAFYVAKYLQDAGLEVIPVPVYYPDVQQILGRTVYRKVADIPGEVDMVNVFRRSQDVLPHVDDILAKKPKSVWMQLGIQNDEAARRFAEAGIKVVQNRCLMVDHRNLMR, from the coding sequence ATGGACTGGAAAGAGAACATCATCCGAGACGAGAACGGCATGCGCGAGCTGCTGAAGGACACGCGAACCATCGCCGTGCTCGGCATCAAGACCGAAGCGCAGGCGGGACAGCCGGCGTTCTACGTCGCCAAGTACCTGCAGGACGCCGGGCTCGAAGTGATCCCCGTGCCGGTGTACTACCCCGACGTGCAGCAGATCCTCGGCCGCACCGTTTACCGCAAGGTCGCGGATATCCCGGGCGAGGTCGACATGGTCAACGTCTTCAGGCGCTCGCAGGACGTCCTGCCCCACGTCGACGACATCCTCGCGAAGAAACCGAAGTCGGTGTGGATGCAGCTCGGCATCCAGAACGACGAAGCCGCGCGCCGCTTCGCCGAAGCGGGGATCAAGGTCGTGCAGAACCGGTGCCTGATGGTCGATCACCGCAATCTGATGCGCTGA
- a CDS encoding UbiX family flavin prenyltransferase has translation MEKRSRALKAKPKRLIVGITGATGSIYGIRILEALRAGGGWETHLVVSEAGMLNAHQEYKLARKDLTKLADVVHNVRDIGATIASGSFITEGMVIAPCSMKTLSGVAHAFSDNLVTRAADVVLKERRRLVLITREAPLNLAHLRNMVAVTEMGGIVFPPVPAFYSGARTIDGIVNHTVGRVLDLFGVEHESIKRWQGMKEGLKLSDE, from the coding sequence ATGGAAAAAAGAAGCCGAGCATTGAAAGCGAAACCGAAGCGCCTGATCGTCGGCATCACCGGCGCCACGGGCTCGATCTACGGCATACGCATCCTCGAGGCGCTGCGGGCAGGCGGCGGCTGGGAGACGCACCTCGTCGTCTCCGAAGCCGGCATGCTCAACGCCCACCAGGAATACAAGCTCGCCCGCAAGGACCTGACCAAGCTCGCCGACGTGGTCCACAACGTGCGCGACATCGGCGCCACGATCGCGAGCGGCTCGTTCATCACCGAGGGCATGGTGATCGCACCGTGCTCGATGAAGACGCTCTCGGGGGTCGCGCATGCGTTCTCCGACAATCTGGTGACGCGCGCGGCCGACGTGGTCCTGAAAGAGCGCCGCCGCCTCGTGCTCATCACGCGCGAAGCGCCGTTGAACCTCGCCCACCTGCGCAACATGGTGGCGGTGACCGAGATGGGCGGCATCGTCTTCCCGCCGGTCCCCGCCTTCTACAGCGGCGCGCGCACCATCGACGGCATCGTCAACCACACCGTCGGACGCGTGCTCGATCTCTTCGGGGTGGAGCACGAGTCGATCAAGAGGTGGCAGGGGATGAAGGAAGGCCTGAAGCTGAGCGACGAGTGA
- a CDS encoding ABC transporter ATP-binding protein, protein MAESSLATRDGIDVADVSKWFASADGQPLHVLDGVTLQVPEQGIVAILGASGSGKSTLLNIISGLVRPDKGRVRINGVASSDFSDWRSVSYMFQEDRLLPWRTACRNVEFALEAGSMPKAERRRRAMEALELVGLSGFADAFPYQLSGGMRSRVALARSLVLEPCILLMDEPFSRLDAQTRSLMHEELLRIHAMKKMTIVFVTHDVEESVVLADSVVVMAPRPGRVREHVPIAIPRPRDPTAPAVTQYIQRLRALI, encoded by the coding sequence ATGGCCGAGAGCAGCCTCGCGACACGCGACGGGATCGACGTCGCGGACGTCAGCAAGTGGTTTGCGTCCGCGGACGGGCAGCCGCTGCACGTGCTCGACGGCGTCACGCTGCAAGTCCCCGAGCAGGGCATCGTCGCGATCCTCGGCGCGTCGGGATCGGGCAAGAGCACGCTGCTCAACATCATCTCGGGCCTCGTCAGGCCGGACAAAGGCCGCGTGCGCATCAACGGCGTGGCTTCGAGCGATTTCAGCGACTGGCGCAGCGTGAGCTACATGTTCCAGGAAGACCGGCTGCTGCCGTGGCGCACCGCGTGCCGCAACGTCGAGTTCGCGCTGGAAGCCGGCTCGATGCCGAAAGCGGAACGCAGGCGGCGCGCGATGGAAGCGCTGGAGCTCGTCGGCTTGTCCGGCTTCGCCGACGCTTTCCCCTACCAGCTCTCGGGCGGCATGCGCAGCCGCGTCGCACTCGCCCGCAGCCTCGTGCTGGAGCCGTGCATCCTGCTCATGGACGAGCCGTTCTCGCGCCTCGATGCGCAGACGAGGTCGCTCATGCACGAGGAGCTGCTGCGCATCCACGCGATGAAGAAGATGACGATCGTCTTCGTCACGCACGACGTCGAGGAATCGGTGGTGCTCGCCGACAGCGTCGTGGTGATGGCGCCGCGGCCGGGCCGCGTGCGCGAGCACGTGCCCATCGCCATCCCGCGCCCGCGCGACCCGACCGCGCCGGCGGTCACCCAGTACATCCAGCGCCTTCGCGCGCTCATTTAA
- a CDS encoding D-2-hydroxyacid dehydrogenase, whose amino-acid sequence MPKTEKLHLHLESFKKRPALFHLTEDRWQAAAKRHRDLAKKLRVTIGWDGDIIDGALKTADVMINSSPPKQNLRERAPRLKWIQTTGAGVDALTPFDWLPRDVTLTNNSGAHGAKAEESCAMALLMLQARIPEIMANQRAHRWDAIYTAPIAGKTAVVVGFGDLGQGAGRAAKKLGMQVIAITRSGKAGRPADAVYPVSRIERVLPKADFVIVTTPLTEGTRGLLDRKRLGLLKRDAGLVNIGRSPIIDYDAVAAMLAKDTLGGAVLDVFDEEPLPADSKLWDVPKLVITPHITCDDPRYIDQLFDTWFANFERFLAGKKLKNEVDRKLGY is encoded by the coding sequence ATGCCTAAAACAGAAAAATTGCACCTCCACCTCGAAAGCTTCAAGAAGCGCCCCGCCCTCTTTCACCTGACCGAGGATCGCTGGCAAGCCGCGGCGAAGCGCCATCGCGACCTCGCGAAAAAGCTGCGCGTCACCATCGGCTGGGACGGCGACATCATCGACGGCGCGCTGAAAACCGCCGACGTCATGATCAACTCGAGCCCGCCGAAGCAGAACCTGCGCGAGCGCGCGCCGCGGCTGAAATGGATACAGACCACCGGCGCAGGCGTGGACGCGCTGACGCCGTTCGATTGGCTGCCGCGGGACGTCACGCTCACCAACAACAGCGGCGCGCACGGCGCCAAGGCCGAGGAGTCGTGCGCCATGGCGCTCCTCATGCTCCAGGCGCGCATTCCCGAGATCATGGCGAACCAGCGCGCGCACCGCTGGGACGCGATCTACACGGCGCCCATCGCGGGCAAGACCGCGGTCGTAGTCGGCTTCGGCGATCTGGGCCAGGGCGCCGGCCGCGCGGCGAAAAAGCTGGGCATGCAGGTGATCGCGATCACGCGCAGCGGCAAGGCGGGCCGTCCCGCCGACGCGGTTTACCCGGTGAGCCGCATCGAGCGCGTGCTGCCGAAAGCCGATTTCGTGATCGTCACCACGCCGCTCACCGAAGGCACGCGCGGCCTGCTCGACCGCAAGCGCCTGGGCCTCCTGAAGCGCGACGCCGGACTCGTGAACATAGGCCGCTCGCCCATCATCGATTACGATGCGGTTGCCGCCATGCTCGCGAAGGACACGCTCGGCGGCGCCGTGCTCGACGTGTTCGACGAGGAACCCCTGCCCGCCGATTCGAAGCTGTGGGACGTGCCGAAGCTCGTCATCACCCCGCACATCACGTGCGACGACCCGCGCTACATCGATCAGCTCTTCGATACGTGGTTCGCGAACTTCGAGCGGTTTCTGGCGGGCAAGAAGCTGAAGAACGAGGTGGATCGGAAGCTCGGATACTGA
- a CDS encoding UbiD family decarboxylase — translation MKENFREFLERLRAAGELIDIKQPVDIRHIATLVDQSDKALVFHDVIGYDMPVVSGIIRSRQRSIMSMGCTTYPEIEHKLRQGIDNPIAPKYVETAKHKQVIRTGEDVDLFKLPIPMSSIYDGGPMITAGVVIARDPEYGVNTGIYRFMVKEKNLTGIDIVTPNNMRMYAQRAYEQGRPCPISISIGTHPIEIMGAGYRAPIGVDEMAISGGLRGSPVELAQCETIDLPCIADAEIVLEGEILPTGWTQPEGRFGEFTRLMGGLHWNPVVRIKAVTMREDAMYYALHMPWENTWLAAPTRYTAIRQALKTAGVQVKDINVTLGGCAFWHAVISIRKQAGEGKNALIAALSVMDLKHVVVVDEDIDVHDPTDVEWAIATRVQGDRDVIVIPGARAKPLDPSLPVMPVGVVPTGAKVGIDATIGEGIPHERFERIAYAYADRAKIADYVAGKADAASGKVAIEDAKVGTLANEILAVIEKTPLYYSEIGERFAQYPFPVVTRALGKLHADEKLWQDPRGRLCVRGSAFAAKPPVKAG, via the coding sequence ATGAAAGAAAACTTCCGCGAGTTCCTGGAGCGGCTGCGCGCCGCAGGCGAGCTCATAGACATCAAACAGCCCGTCGACATCCGCCACATCGCGACCCTCGTCGACCAGTCGGACAAGGCGCTGGTGTTCCACGACGTCATCGGCTACGACATGCCGGTGGTGTCGGGGATCATCCGCTCGCGCCAGCGCTCGATCATGAGCATGGGATGCACCACCTATCCCGAGATCGAGCACAAGCTGCGCCAGGGCATCGACAACCCGATCGCGCCCAAATACGTCGAGACCGCAAAGCACAAGCAGGTGATCCGCACCGGCGAGGACGTGGATCTGTTCAAGCTGCCGATCCCGATGTCCTCGATCTACGACGGCGGGCCGATGATCACCGCCGGCGTGGTGATCGCGCGCGATCCCGAGTACGGCGTGAATACCGGCATCTACCGCTTCATGGTGAAGGAGAAGAACCTCACCGGCATCGACATCGTCACGCCCAACAACATGCGTATGTACGCCCAGCGTGCGTACGAGCAGGGCCGCCCCTGCCCGATCTCGATCTCGATCGGCACGCACCCGATCGAGATCATGGGCGCCGGCTACCGCGCGCCGATCGGCGTCGACGAGATGGCGATCTCGGGCGGCCTGCGCGGCTCGCCGGTCGAGCTTGCTCAATGCGAGACGATCGACCTGCCCTGCATCGCCGACGCCGAGATCGTCCTCGAAGGCGAGATCCTGCCGACCGGCTGGACCCAGCCCGAAGGCCGCTTCGGCGAGTTCACGCGATTGATGGGCGGGCTGCACTGGAACCCGGTGGTGCGCATCAAGGCGGTCACGATGCGAGAAGACGCGATGTACTACGCGCTGCACATGCCGTGGGAGAACACCTGGCTCGCCGCGCCTACGCGCTACACCGCGATCCGCCAGGCGCTGAAGACCGCGGGCGTGCAGGTGAAGGACATCAACGTCACGCTCGGCGGCTGCGCCTTCTGGCACGCGGTCATCTCGATCCGCAAGCAGGCGGGCGAAGGCAAGAACGCGCTCATCGCCGCGCTGTCGGTGATGGACCTCAAGCACGTCGTGGTCGTCGACGAGGACATCGACGTGCACGACCCGACCGACGTCGAATGGGCGATCGCGACTCGCGTGCAGGGCGACCGCGACGTCATCGTGATTCCCGGAGCCCGCGCCAAGCCGCTCGATCCGAGCCTGCCGGTGATGCCGGTGGGTGTCGTCCCGACCGGCGCCAAAGTCGGCATCGATGCGACGATCGGCGAAGGCATCCCGCACGAGCGCTTCGAGCGCATCGCCTACGCCTACGCCGACCGCGCGAAGATCGCCGACTACGTCGCGGGCAAGGCCGATGCGGCGAGCGGGAAAGTCGCGATCGAGGACGCGAAGGTAGGGACGCTGGCGAACGAGATCCTCGCGGTGATCGAGAAGACGCCTCTGTACTACTCCGAGATCGGCGAGCGCTTCGCCCAATACCCCTTCCCCGTCGTCACGCGCGCGCTGGGCAAGCTGCACGCGGACGAGAAGCTGTGGCAGGACCCGCGCGGCCGGCTGTGCGTGCGCGGCTCGGCGTTCGCGGCCAAACCGCCGGTGAAGGCCGGCTGA